A region of the Thermodesulfobacteriota bacterium genome:
GTTGCGGGATCATAGGGCTTTGGGCGAGGAGACGCAAACGGGAACTTGGCGGGGGGCGCGTTGTCCGTTGCTCGTTGGAGTGAGGAAGGGCGGCGCGTTGTCGGTTGCTCGTTGCTGGTGGTCCGTGGTCCGTTGTCCGTTGGAGTGAGGTTTACGGCCAATTCACGTTTCGCGTCTCACTCTTCACGCCTCACGCTTCACGATATCCTCTTCACCCTTCACCCTTCACCCTTCACGCCCCACCCACATACTCCCGCGGCACCCGCTTGCCCACGTTGCAGGTGATTTCGTAGTGGATGGTGCCGACCAGGCGCGCCAGGTCGTCTGCGCCGATGCGGGCGTCGCCCTGGCGGCCGAAGAGCACGGCTTCGTCGCCCTCCCGGGCGCCGGGCACGTCCGTGACGTCCGCGAGCAGAAGATCCATGCAAACGCGGCCCACCAGGGGCACCGACTGCCCTCCCACGAGCACCCGGCCCCGATTCGAGAGAAGCCGCGGGTAGCCGTCGCCGTAGCCCACCGGGAGGGTCGCGATGCGGCTCGGGCGCTGGGCGACGAAGGTGCGGCCGTAGGAAAGGGGGGTGCCGGCGGGGACGCTCTTCAGCAGGGCGACCCGGGTGCGAAGGCTCATGGCCGGCTCCAGGGGGGCGGCGCGCGGCGTCTCGGGGGAGGGGTGGAGGCCATAGATGCCGATGCCCGTGCGCACCAGGTCCAGGTGGCTCTCGGGAAGCGCCAGGACCGCGGCCGTGTTGGCCATGTGGCACAGGGGCGGACGCCGGCCCCGGGCTTCGAGGGCCTGGACGACCTCTCGAAACGCGGCCAGCTGGGCCCGGCTGAAGGAGAGGTCGGCCTCGTCGGCCGCGGCAAAGTGGGAGAAGAGGCCCTCCACGCGCAGGTGGGGGAGCCCCCCGAGCCACTCCACGTAGGCGGCGGCCTCGGCGGGGGAGACCCCCAGGCGGCCCATGCCGGTGTCGACCTTGACGTGCACCGCCGC
Encoded here:
- the alr gene encoding alanine racemase, translated to WLGVALVEEGVELRRAGLAAPILVLGAAFPEEAAQAVGSDLRVAVCGRETPLALDRAAAARGRTAAVHVKVDTGMGRLGVSPAEAAAYVEWLGGLPHLRVEGLFSHFAAADEADLSFSRAQLAAFREVVQALEARGRRPPLCHMANTAAVLALPESHLDLVRTGIGIYGLHPSPETPRAAPLEPAMSLRTRVALLKSVPAGTPLSYGRTFVAQRPSRIATLPVGYGDGYPRLLSNRGRVLVGGQSVPLVGRVCMDLLLADVTDVPGAREGDEAVLFGRQGDARIGADDLARLVGTIHYEITCNVGKRVPREYVGGA